A single window of Vigna unguiculata cultivar IT97K-499-35 chromosome 1, ASM411807v1, whole genome shotgun sequence DNA harbors:
- the LOC114162369 gene encoding NAC domain-containing protein 67-like has product MAPMSLPPGFRFHPTDEELVAYYLERKITGRSIELDIIAEVDLYKCEPWDLPDKSFLPSKDMEWYFYSPRDRKYPNGSRTNRATQAGYWKATGKDRPVHSQKKPVGMKKTLVYYRGRAPHGIRTNWVMHEYRLIESVPGAALSSLKDSYSLCRIFKKMIQMPAKPSKEEQQAEDAKKESMWISEEQMLGEDSSGTEFSREMETVEEKILNHEYPKFPCDASSSDLTQGTCTPTDTGIAEDFQPHFACDEANSATNSYTMGMGYPSNLFQDVEIPSFSTMHYQLPYTPLVMEDFPQITLPETKSTKPEMNEPCMLYDRYRDCMNGTLEEIISLCCTQDNNVPFPMLE; this is encoded by the exons ATGGCTCCAATGAGTCTCCCACCTGGGTTCAGGTTCCACCCCACTGATGAAGAGCTTGTTGCTTACTACTTGGAGAGGAAAATAACAGGTCGTTCAATAGAGCTTGATATCATTGCTGAAGTTGATTTATACAAGTGTGAACCTTGGGATTTGCCAG ATAAATCATTCCTTCCGAGCAAGGACATGGAGTGGTACTTTTACAGTCCTAGGGACAGGAAGTACCCAAATGGGTCAAGAACTAACCGTGCAACACAAGCTGGTTATTGGAAAGCTACAGGGAAAGATAGGCCAGTGCACTCTCAAAAGAAGCCTGTTGGTATGAAGAAGACATTGGTGTACTATAGAGGTAGAGCACCACATGGCATTAGAACCAATTGGGTTATGCATGAATATCGCTTGATTGAATCAGTGCCTGGTGCTGCTCTTTCATCTTTGAAG GATTCGTATTCGTTGTGTCGCATTTTCAAGAAGATGATTCAAATGCCTGCGAAACCTAGTAAAGAAGAACAGCAAGCCGAGGATGCAAAGAAGGAATCAATGTGGATCTCAGAAGAACAAATGTTGGGAGAAGACTCAAGTGGCACTGAGTTTTCCAGAGAAATGGAAACCGTGGAGGAAAAAATTCTCAATCACGAATACCCTAAATTTCCTTGTGACGCTTCTTCCTCTGATCTCACTCAAGGAACATGCACACCCACAGACACTGGTATAGCAGAAGATTTTCAACCACACTTTGCTTGCGATGAAGCAAACAGTGCAACTAATTCATATACAATGGGAATGGGATACCCCAGTAATCTATTTCAG GATGTGGAAATACCTTCTTTTTCTACCATGCATTACCAACTACCATACACACCTTTGGTGATGGAAGACTTCCCTCAAATTACATTGCCAGAGACAAAGTCAACGAAACCAGAAATGAACGAACCCTGCATGTTATATGACAGATACAGGGACTGCATGAATGGAACGCTAGAAGAGATAATCTCTTTGTGTTGCACTCAAGATAATAACGTCCCTTTTCCCATGCTAGAATGA